The proteins below are encoded in one region of uncultured Eubacteriales bacterium:
- the atoB gene encoding acetyl-CoA acetyltransferase (Evidence 2a : Function of homologous gene experimentally demonstrated in an other organism; Product type c : carrier) has protein sequence MIIIMKEVYIVSCCRTAIGSFGGMLKDVPAVELGAITVKEALKRGNVNPENVDEVMYGGVLTAGLGQNIARQVGLKAGIPMATPAYTINMVCGSGMKSVIEAARSIVADDADIIVAGGTENMSMSPYVLPDERWGGRMGDKKVIDTMIRDGLWDACNDYHMGTTAENICDLWGITRQEMDAFSVRSQERAVAARDSGRFDDEIVPVPVKVKKQVVEFARDEYPKDGTTLESISKLRGAFPVGPESPNPQVVQTFDVTSPKVETPDMGQQRVTAASASGLNDGAAAIIVASGEAVKKYGLKPMAKLVSWGQGGVDPKIMGIGPVPASRRALEKAGLTVNDMDLVEANEAFAAQSIAVAREMNFDMEKVNVNGGAIALGHPIGCSGARVIVTLLHELKKHDDAKRGLATLCIGGGMGVATIFEKC, from the coding sequence ATGATAATCATTATGAAAGAAGTCTATATTGTCAGCTGCTGCCGTACCGCGATCGGCAGCTTTGGCGGCATGCTGAAGGACGTTCCCGCTGTCGAGCTGGGTGCCATTACCGTGAAAGAGGCGCTCAAGCGCGGCAATGTGAACCCGGAAAATGTGGACGAGGTCATGTATGGCGGCGTGCTCACCGCTGGCCTGGGCCAAAATATAGCCCGGCAAGTGGGCCTGAAGGCCGGAATCCCTATGGCAACTCCCGCCTACACGATCAATATGGTGTGCGGTTCCGGCATGAAAAGTGTCATTGAGGCCGCCCGCAGCATCGTGGCTGACGACGCCGACATCATAGTAGCCGGGGGCACCGAGAACATGTCAATGTCCCCCTACGTCCTTCCCGACGAGCGCTGGGGCGGACGCATGGGCGATAAAAAAGTTATAGACACCATGATTCGCGACGGCCTTTGGGACGCCTGCAATGACTACCATATGGGCACCACCGCCGAGAACATCTGCGATCTGTGGGGCATCACACGCCAGGAGATGGATGCGTTCTCCGTCCGCTCTCAGGAGCGCGCGGTAGCCGCCCGCGACTCTGGCCGGTTCGACGACGAGATCGTCCCTGTCCCCGTCAAGGTGAAGAAACAGGTGGTGGAGTTCGCCCGGGACGAGTATCCCAAGGACGGCACCACCCTGGAGAGCATCTCCAAGCTCCGCGGCGCTTTCCCTGTTGGTCCCGAGTCCCCCAACCCTCAGGTCGTCCAGACCTTTGACGTCACCTCCCCCAAGGTCGAAACCCCCGATATGGGGCAGCAGCGCGTGACCGCCGCCAGCGCCTCCGGCCTGAACGACGGCGCGGCCGCCATCATCGTCGCCTCCGGAGAAGCGGTGAAGAAATATGGTCTTAAGCCCATGGCAAAGCTCGTGTCCTGGGGCCAGGGCGGCGTTGACCCCAAGATCATGGGCATCGGCCCTGTGCCTGCCTCCCGCAGGGCGCTGGAGAAGGCCGGACTGACCGTCAACGACATGGACCTGGTTGAGGCGAACGAAGCCTTTGCCGCCCAGTCCATCGCTGTGGCCCGTGAGATGAACTTCGACATGGAGAAAGTCAACGTGAATGGCGGCGCCATCGCCCTGGGCCATCCCATCGGCTGCTCCGGCGCCCGTGTCATCGTCACTTTGCTCCACGAGCTGAAGAAGCATGACGACGCCAAGCGAGGCCTGGCGACCCTGTGCATCGGCGGCGGAATGGGTGTTGCCACCATCTTTGAAAAGTGCTAG
- the atoD gene encoding acetyl-CoA:acetoacetyl-CoA transferase, alpha subunit (Evidence 2a : Function of homologous gene experimentally demonstrated in an other organism; Product type c : carrier): protein MAKLISLKEAVDLIPDGATIMCGGFMGCGTAHKVVDALSKSGKSNFTLICNDGSFPGGPLGEDYYGVAKLIHNGQVNHLIATHVGLNPEVAERMNDGSMKVDLIPQGSLAEMIRAGSAGLGGVLTPTGVGTIVEDNKDFVLGKVAVDGKDYLHMRPVRADIAIISGYRVDKSGNVWYKGTTRNFNLLMATAADLVIVEADHVVELGEIEPENVHTYGILVDYIVDGGNA, encoded by the coding sequence TTGGCTAAGTTGATCTCCCTAAAAGAGGCCGTAGACCTGATCCCCGATGGGGCCACGATCATGTGCGGCGGTTTCATGGGCTGCGGCACCGCCCACAAGGTGGTCGATGCCCTTTCTAAGTCCGGCAAAAGCAATTTTACTCTCATCTGCAACGACGGTTCTTTCCCCGGCGGTCCGCTGGGTGAGGACTATTATGGCGTCGCCAAGCTCATCCATAACGGTCAGGTGAATCATCTGATCGCCACCCACGTGGGCCTTAACCCGGAGGTCGCCGAGCGTATGAACGACGGCTCCATGAAAGTCGACCTCATCCCCCAGGGATCCCTGGCCGAGATGATACGGGCCGGCAGCGCGGGCCTGGGCGGCGTGCTGACGCCCACCGGCGTCGGCACCATCGTAGAGGACAACAAGGACTTTGTGCTGGGCAAGGTCGCCGTGGACGGCAAGGATTATCTGCACATGCGCCCTGTGAGAGCAGATATAGCCATCATCTCCGGCTACAGGGTAGATAAGAGCGGCAATGTCTGGTACAAGGGCACCACCCGCAACTTCAATCTGCTCATGGCCACCGCCGCCGATCTCGTGATCGTCGAGGCCGACCATGTGGTTGAGCTGGGCGAGATCGAGCCCGAGAACGTACATACCTACGGGATTCTCGTGGACTACATTGTGGATGGGGGGAACGCGTAA
- the atoA gene encoding acetyl-CoA:acetoacetyl-CoA transferase, beta subunit (Evidence 2a : Function of homologous gene experimentally demonstrated in an other organism; Product type c : carrier), translated as MENVKTFIAARVAKELKDGDVVNLGIGLPTLVPNYLPEGVRVTLQSENGIVGTGALTDENRDPVYVTDAGGNPAAISLGGAFIDSCSSFGLIRGGHVDATILGGLEVDEEGSLSNWIIPGKKVPGMGGAMDLLVGAKNVIVAMEHTAKGAPKILKKCRLPYTAVKCVTKIITEMGVIEVTDKGLLLTEYNPEFTVEQIQAATEAPLIISPDLKEMA; from the coding sequence ATGGAGAACGTCAAAACCTTTATTGCCGCTCGTGTAGCCAAGGAGCTGAAGGACGGTGATGTCGTGAACCTGGGGATCGGGCTACCCACCTTGGTTCCCAACTATCTGCCCGAGGGCGTCCGTGTGACCCTTCAGTCTGAGAACGGCATCGTGGGTACGGGTGCGCTCACCGATGAGAACCGCGACCCCGTCTATGTCACCGATGCCGGCGGAAACCCTGCTGCCATCTCCCTGGGCGGGGCTTTTATCGACTCCTGCTCCTCCTTCGGCCTGATCCGCGGCGGACATGTGGACGCTACCATCCTGGGCGGCCTTGAGGTCGACGAGGAGGGCTCTCTTTCAAACTGGATCATCCCCGGCAAGAAGGTGCCCGGCATGGGCGGAGCCATGGACTTGCTGGTGGGCGCGAAGAACGTCATCGTGGCCATGGAGCACACTGCCAAGGGCGCGCCCAAAATCCTCAAGAAGTGCCGTCTGCCCTATACCGCGGTGAAGTGCGTCACCAAGATCATCACCGAGATGGGTGTGATTGAGGTCACCGATAAGGGCCTGCTGCTCACCGAGTACAACCCCGAGTTCACCGTGGAGCAAATCCAGGCCGCCACCGAGGCTCCCCTGATCATCAGCCCCGACCTGAAAGAGATGGCCTAA
- a CDS encoding putative Transcriptional regulator, gntr family protein (Evidence 3 : Function proposed based on presence of conserved amino acid motif, structural feature or limited homology): protein MIMKKDAALSKQNQIYEQLKEDIVTGKYSGGSFLQENDLCAAFDVSRTPVREALIRLSHDQYIELIPNRGAFIPQMTISDIKELYELRVANDGMAAFLFARRATPEIVADMEQSVAREAVFLQEGNFVKVHEEELYFHSLYINNCGNKRLINIINMVGNQTVRVMRISAEAQFRDTLEVSLKRHGELTEAFRAHDQEKARALMESHWEYSKEGYIRHYIEGTLSNRL from the coding sequence TTGATCATGAAAAAGGACGCAGCATTGAGCAAGCAGAACCAGATCTACGAGCAATTGAAAGAGGACATTGTGACCGGCAAATACAGCGGAGGGTCCTTCCTGCAGGAAAACGACCTGTGCGCTGCCTTCGACGTGAGCCGCACCCCTGTGCGGGAGGCCCTGATTCGTCTCTCCCATGACCAGTACATTGAGCTCATCCCCAACCGGGGTGCCTTTATCCCCCAGATGACCATCAGCGACATTAAGGAGCTCTATGAGCTGCGGGTAGCCAACGACGGGATGGCCGCCTTTCTCTTCGCCAGGAGGGCGACGCCTGAGATCGTCGCGGATATGGAGCAATCGGTGGCTCGGGAGGCAGTCTTTCTTCAGGAGGGCAATTTTGTCAAGGTCCATGAGGAGGAGCTTTACTTCCACTCGCTGTATATCAACAACTGCGGAAACAAGCGCCTCATCAACATCATCAACATGGTTGGTAATCAGACGGTACGCGTCATGAGAATTTCTGCAGAGGCGCAATTCAGGGATACGCTGGAGGTGAGTCTGAAGCGCCACGGGGAGTTGACCGAGGCATTCAGAGCGCATGACCAGGAGAAAGCCAGGGCGCTGATGGAGTCCCACTGGGAGTACAGCAAAGAGGGCTATATCCGGCACTATATTGAGGGCACCCTCTCCAACAGGCTATGA
- the cchA gene encoding putative carboxysome-like ethanolaminosome structural protein, ethanolamine utilization protein (Evidence 3 : Function proposed based on presence of conserved amino acid motif, structural feature or limited homology; PubMedId : 10464203, 16291677; Product type ps : putative structure) produces the protein MAATAQALGMIETKGLVGAIEAADAMVKAANVTLMGKEHVGGGLVTVMVRGDVGAVKAATDAGAAAAERVGELISVHVIPRPHDEVEAILPGRQS, from the coding sequence ATGGCGGCAACAGCACAGGCGCTCGGGATGATCGAAACGAAAGGTCTGGTGGGCGCCATTGAGGCGGCGGACGCGATGGTAAAGGCCGCGAATGTTACTCTGATGGGGAAAGAGCATGTGGGCGGCGGCCTCGTGACTGTCATGGTCCGGGGCGACGTGGGGGCCGTCAAGGCCGCTACCGACGCCGGGGCGGCGGCCGCCGAGCGCGTGGGTGAGCTCATCTCCGTCCACGTCATCCCCCGGCCCCACGACGAGGTGGAAGCTATCCTGCCCGGCAGGCAGTCTTAA
- a CDS encoding Ethanolamine utilization protein EutQ: MGLSESLIREIVERTLREMGTEKMEKQVDPSGIMSIKLSTVKCEPFAGAKGVGLKDATTLEEAPRMGAGVMELDHGVLEWTLTYDEYDYVIEGTLQIEIDGRMIEGRAGDIIYIPRNSHILFKTPDFTRYAYFVYPANWSELI, encoded by the coding sequence ATGGGACTCAGCGAGTCTTTGATTCGGGAAATCGTGGAGCGGACGCTGCGGGAGATGGGCACTGAAAAAATGGAGAAGCAGGTGGACCCCAGCGGCATTATGAGCATTAAGCTGAGCACAGTGAAGTGCGAGCCCTTTGCCGGGGCCAAGGGCGTCGGACTCAAGGACGCGACGACGCTGGAGGAGGCGCCGCGCATGGGCGCGGGCGTTATGGAGCTGGACCATGGGGTGCTGGAGTGGACGCTGACCTACGACGAGTATGACTACGTCATCGAGGGCACGCTGCAGATCGAGATAGACGGCCGCATGATTGAGGGAAGGGCCGGTGACATCATCTATATCCCCCGCAACAGCCATATTCTATTTAAGACGCCTGACTTCACCCGCTACGCATATTTTGTGTATCCTGCAAACTGGTCGGAGCTGATCTGA
- a CDS encoding Response regulator receiver domain protein: MSTGERRVTTLFLADDDENVRRTLREFFTGYPSYKIVGEVYDGAAAVEACRRLKPDVALLDIRMPVLDGLGAARLLLGEDLVRCVVMLTAFSDQVYIQNALDAGAFGYLTKPFDPEKILPTLELCIHQSREYHLLKKEHQNLSRRLGERDAVDRAKLVLMETKGMGEDEAYQYIRELSKRMCMSMATVSKYLLAKAEEVHE; the protein is encoded by the coding sequence GTGAGCACAGGTGAACGGAGGGTGACAACACTCTTTCTCGCAGACGATGATGAGAATGTGCGCCGCACGCTGAGGGAGTTTTTCACGGGGTACCCAAGCTACAAAATCGTCGGAGAGGTGTATGACGGTGCCGCGGCGGTGGAGGCGTGCAGGAGGCTGAAGCCGGACGTGGCGCTTCTGGATATCCGGATGCCTGTGCTGGATGGGCTCGGCGCGGCTCGGCTCCTCCTTGGCGAGGACCTGGTCAGATGCGTGGTCATGCTCACCGCGTTCAGCGACCAGGTATATATTCAAAACGCACTGGACGCCGGAGCCTTCGGATACCTGACCAAGCCCTTTGATCCGGAAAAGATACTGCCCACCCTGGAGCTTTGCATCCATCAGAGCAGGGAATACCACCTTTTGAAAAAGGAGCACCAGAATCTCAGCCGCCGGCTGGGGGAGCGTGACGCCGTGGACCGGGCCAAGCTGGTTCTGATGGAGACGAAGGGAATGGGCGAGGACGAGGCATACCAGTACATAAGAGAGCTCAGTAAGCGTATGTGCATGTCTATGGCGACGGTCTCCAAATACTTGCTCGCTAAGGCGGAGGAAGTCCATGAATAG
- a CDS encoding ATPase/histidine kinase/DNA gyrase B/HSP90 domain protein: MNSATRLLCQKYTELTDEEISHIEQYNDVLPALANAEKADVFIDCRTATGRSAIVVCEAKPQTVPSNYSGTISGMLIQWKDEPAVDRSFRLGVATVGVRAVSMPEDRRIVQTVEPIVFNEKLIGVLIYEKPAMAVEDIVLPQEDENHGAEDLDWAGVSEHLGDAVVFLDEAGLVCGYNRAARELYRSMGYIGDIMGMAATNIQPAALAESDDQVHEAFMVNRALQYRKVPVVHGKAQVALMIRDVTERRRVEQEMSFQKMALRELRHRIRNSLQMIAGITRSRSFEVSDLGAAQTALLDMANRVLSITATLDGIVQVSPEKVSLLQVLEQIRRYTLQTLLTPARGIAIQIQGEDVEVSADCATSVALVVNELVQNALKYAFPAGEAGVIRIEMQNNRPFCKVTISDTGVGFLPDAIRPGSMGLELAASIVREKLTGEWNIETGVSGTKISFDFLEK; this comes from the coding sequence ATGAATAGCGCCACGCGGCTGCTGTGCCAGAAGTATACCGAGCTTACTGACGAAGAGATTTCCCACATCGAGCAGTACAACGACGTCCTCCCGGCGCTGGCAAATGCAGAAAAGGCGGACGTATTCATAGACTGCCGGACCGCCACGGGGCGCTCGGCTATCGTAGTCTGTGAGGCTAAGCCCCAGACGGTCCCATCCAACTATTCCGGCACGATTTCAGGGATGCTGATCCAGTGGAAGGACGAGCCTGCGGTGGACCGCTCTTTCCGCCTGGGCGTGGCAACCGTGGGAGTTCGCGCGGTCTCCATGCCGGAGGATCGGCGCATCGTACAGACGGTGGAGCCCATTGTTTTTAACGAAAAGCTGATTGGCGTCCTCATCTATGAAAAACCCGCCATGGCCGTGGAGGATATCGTGCTCCCGCAGGAGGATGAGAACCACGGCGCGGAGGATCTGGACTGGGCGGGCGTATCGGAGCACCTGGGAGACGCGGTGGTATTTTTGGACGAGGCGGGTCTGGTGTGCGGCTATAACCGCGCGGCCAGGGAACTCTATCGGAGCATGGGCTATATCGGAGACATCATGGGTATGGCCGCGACCAATATTCAGCCTGCCGCGCTGGCGGAAAGTGACGACCAAGTCCATGAGGCCTTTATGGTCAACAGAGCGCTGCAGTATCGGAAAGTCCCTGTTGTCCATGGAAAGGCGCAGGTCGCGCTGATGATCCGGGATGTGACGGAGCGGCGCAGGGTAGAGCAGGAGATGTCCTTTCAAAAGATGGCGCTGCGGGAGCTGCGCCACAGGATCAGAAACAGTCTCCAGATGATTGCCGGCATAACACGCAGCAGGAGCTTTGAGGTCAGCGACCTCGGCGCGGCGCAGACGGCCCTCCTGGATATGGCGAACCGGGTCCTCTCCATTACCGCGACACTGGATGGAATCGTTCAGGTCTCCCCGGAGAAAGTATCACTCCTCCAGGTGCTGGAGCAGATACGCAGGTACACGCTGCAGACGCTTCTGACGCCGGCGAGGGGTATCGCCATCCAGATACAGGGCGAGGACGTGGAGGTCTCGGCGGACTGCGCCACCTCGGTGGCCCTGGTGGTCAACGAGCTGGTGCAAAACGCGCTGAAGTACGCCTTTCCGGCGGGAGAGGCGGGCGTCATCCGCATTGAGATGCAAAACAACCGACCATTCTGCAAGGTCACGATTTCGGACACCGGCGTGGGGTTCCTCCCGGACGCCATCCGGCCCGGGAGTATGGGGCTGGAGCTGGCTGCCTCTATTGTGCGGGAGAAGCTGACAGGTGAGTGGAATATTGAGACCGGTGTATCCGGCACAAAGATTTCCTTTGACTTTTTAGAAAAATAA
- the eutB gene encoding ethanolamine ammonia-lyase, large subunit, heavy chain (Evidence 2a : Function of homologous gene experimentally demonstrated in an other organism; PubMedId : 10464203, 3905806; Product type e : enzyme), producing MKLKTTLNGKTFKFRDIKDVLAKANEPKSGDRYQGIAAETATERVAAKIVLSEFTVGDLTENPTIPYEKDEVTRVNIDGLNRPMYERFKNKTISELREWILDHQTTTEELCRSGRAFTGEVVAAVAKLMSTMDLVYGASKIVRPTKCITEIGLPGTLSYRCQANSPTDDVLGILIGVMEGLTYGCGDACLGINPVTDDAETTKRIADGLWNLVIKNAIPTQITVLSHITTQMEAARRGAPLSMFFQSIAGTQAANDNFGVNRALLEEAYALAREKCTGLGPNLLYFETGQGSEVSIDADEGVDEMTLEARTYGFGRFFNPFMVNNVSGFIGPETLYDGKEMIRANLEDHFMGKLIGLPMGMAPCYTNHTSITQDDQEMATALLAMAGANYYMGVPAGDDVMLSYQDTSFHDDATLRELTHRLPAPEFHKWMIKMGLMDERGILTRRAGDASIFLK from the coding sequence ATGAAGCTAAAGACGACCCTGAATGGTAAGACCTTTAAATTCCGTGACATCAAGGATGTGCTTGCCAAAGCCAACGAGCCCAAATCCGGTGACCGTTACCAAGGCATTGCCGCCGAGACGGCGACCGAGCGGGTAGCCGCCAAGATCGTTCTGTCCGAGTTCACGGTGGGCGACCTGACGGAAAACCCCACAATTCCCTACGAAAAGGACGAGGTCACCCGGGTCAACATCGACGGCCTGAACCGCCCCATGTACGAGCGGTTTAAGAACAAGACCATCAGCGAGCTGCGGGAGTGGATCCTGGATCACCAGACCACCACCGAAGAGCTCTGCCGCTCCGGCCGGGCCTTTACAGGCGAGGTGGTGGCCGCCGTAGCCAAGCTCATGTCCACGATGGACCTGGTCTACGGCGCCAGCAAAATTGTCCGGCCCACGAAGTGCATCACTGAGATCGGGCTGCCCGGCACGCTCTCCTACCGCTGCCAGGCCAACAGTCCCACCGACGATGTGCTGGGCATCCTGATCGGCGTTATGGAGGGGCTGACCTATGGCTGCGGCGACGCCTGCCTGGGCATCAACCCCGTGACCGACGACGCCGAGACCACAAAGCGCATCGCGGACGGACTGTGGAATTTGGTGATAAAGAACGCCATCCCCACGCAGATCACCGTGCTGTCCCACATCACGACCCAGATGGAGGCCGCCCGCCGGGGCGCGCCGCTGTCCATGTTCTTCCAGTCCATCGCCGGCACGCAGGCCGCCAACGACAACTTCGGCGTCAACCGCGCGCTGCTGGAGGAGGCCTACGCCCTTGCCAGGGAGAAGTGCACCGGCTTGGGGCCCAATCTTCTCTATTTCGAGACCGGGCAGGGCTCCGAGGTCTCTATCGATGCCGACGAGGGCGTGGACGAGATGACCCTGGAGGCCAGGACCTATGGCTTTGGTCGGTTCTTCAACCCCTTTATGGTCAACAATGTCTCCGGCTTTATCGGCCCTGAGACACTCTACGACGGCAAAGAGATGATCCGCGCCAATTTGGAAGACCATTTTATGGGCAAGCTCATCGGCCTCCCCATGGGTATGGCCCCCTGCTACACCAACCATACCTCCATCACCCAGGACGACCAGGAGATGGCAACGGCCCTGCTGGCGATGGCGGGCGCCAACTACTACATGGGCGTTCCCGCGGGCGACGACGTGATGCTCTCTTATCAGGACACCAGCTTCCACGACGACGCCACACTCAGGGAACTCACACACCGCCTGCCCGCGCCCGAGTTCCATAAATGGATGATCAAGATGGGCCTGATGGATGAAAGGGGCATCTTGACCAGACGGGCCGGTGACGCGTCCATTTTTTTGAAATAA
- the eutC gene encoding ethanolamine ammonia-lyase, small subunit (light chain) (Evidence 2a : Function of homologous gene experimentally demonstrated in an other organism; PubMedId : 10464203, 3905806; Product type e : enzyme), which produces MNETQLKELIMKTISEVVSENGGLPAEDAVCPKPSAVPASQVSDGEVPDLSAVDFSQIIDVPEPANLEEFRRMRARTVARIGVGRAGPRYRTNTFLRFRADHAAAMDAVFTDVPESLLEEVGVFSVETLCDSKDMYLTRPDLGRRFSKETVAEIKKRCKLGPDVQIVVSDGLSSSSVTANIRDILPAIMQGLKAAGVEAGTPFFIKHGRVGAMDAVTEAVGSKVTVILLGERPGLVSSESMSAYMTYGGYVGIPEASRTVVSNIHRGGTNAAEAGAFIAELCVRMLKEKASGLGLKV; this is translated from the coding sequence ATGAACGAAACTCAACTGAAGGAACTCATCATGAAGACGATATCGGAGGTAGTATCCGAAAACGGCGGTCTCCCCGCCGAGGACGCGGTCTGCCCCAAACCATCCGCCGTGCCCGCCTCCCAAGTATCCGACGGCGAGGTCCCAGACCTCTCCGCCGTTGATTTCAGCCAGATCATCGATGTGCCGGAGCCCGCCAATCTGGAGGAATTCCGGCGCATGCGCGCAAGGACCGTCGCCCGGATCGGGGTCGGGCGCGCCGGTCCCCGGTACCGCACCAACACCTTCCTCCGTTTCCGGGCCGACCATGCGGCGGCCATGGACGCGGTGTTCACCGATGTGCCCGAGTCCCTGCTGGAAGAGGTGGGGGTGTTCTCGGTGGAGACCCTATGCGATTCCAAGGATATGTACCTGACCCGCCCCGACCTTGGGAGACGATTTTCCAAGGAGACCGTCGCTGAGATCAAAAAGCGCTGCAAGCTGGGCCCCGACGTGCAGATCGTGGTGTCCGACGGCCTCTCCAGCTCCTCCGTAACAGCCAACATCCGGGACATCTTGCCTGCTATTATGCAGGGCCTCAAGGCGGCGGGCGTTGAAGCGGGAACCCCCTTCTTCATCAAGCACGGGCGGGTGGGCGCCATGGACGCGGTCACCGAGGCTGTGGGCTCCAAGGTCACTGTTATCCTGCTGGGAGAGCGGCCGGGGCTTGTCTCCAGCGAATCTATGAGCGCCTACATGACGTATGGCGGCTATGTGGGAATTCCCGAAGCCAGCAGGACGGTGGTATCCAACATCCACCGGGGCGGCACCAACGCCGCGGAGGCCGGCGCCTTTATCGCTGAGCTGTGCGTTCGTATGCTGAAAGAAAAAGCGTCCGGCCTGGGCCTGAAGGTCTGA
- a CDS encoding conserved hypothetical protein (Evidence 4 : Homologs of previously reported genes of unknown function), whose product MKVLSEAVVGGVIAGKYGMRGPVNAYGVPSLSFPLTIEDTPEGTASFALVLEDKDDFPSNGGFSWIHWTAANLRRPCLEEGESEAAADFVQGVNSWISPQGGNLPREVCSFYGGPAPSDGDHLYELHVYALDTLLDLENGFNYNVLYRKMDGHILDEFTLRALYLFKED is encoded by the coding sequence ATGAAGGTTTTAAGCGAAGCAGTGGTAGGCGGCGTGATTGCCGGGAAATACGGGATGCGGGGCCCTGTCAACGCCTATGGCGTTCCGAGCCTCTCCTTTCCCCTCACCATTGAGGATACCCCCGAGGGCACGGCCTCTTTCGCGCTGGTGCTGGAGGACAAGGATGACTTCCCCTCCAACGGCGGTTTCTCCTGGATCCATTGGACGGCGGCCAACCTACGGCGGCCCTGCCTGGAGGAGGGGGAGAGCGAGGCGGCGGCCGACTTTGTGCAGGGGGTGAACAGCTGGATCAGTCCCCAGGGCGGGAACCTTCCAAGAGAAGTCTGCAGCTTCTACGGCGGCCCTGCCCCGTCGGACGGGGATCATCTCTACGAGCTGCATGTCTACGCGCTGGACACCCTGCTGGATCTGGAAAATGGCTTTAATTACAACGTGCTCTATCGGAAAATGGACGGGCATATTCTGGACGAGTTCACGCTGAGAGCACTCTACTTATTTAAGGAGGACTGA